In Hymenobacter sublimis, a single genomic region encodes these proteins:
- a CDS encoding sialate O-acetylesterase has translation MRFFSCLCFSTTLLLAASPAAWATVRLPRLVNSHMVLQRRVPLPLWGWAAPGETVRVTFRGATAQATAGSDGRWQLKLPAQAAGGPFELEVRGQNVIRLTDVLVGDVWLASGQSNMEWPLRETTGGPAAVTAANHPTIRLFTVPNRAESRPQPELAGGEWQVCTPQSVANFSAVAYHFGRDLQQRYQVPVGLIAAEWGGTAAEAWTSAEALLKLPDFRGPVAVLQGQTGSFAEQDAAYATRLRAWQQSPAGQDQGLLPGQPTWADPTLTTTTWKSMQLPGIWEGQSPELRDFDGIVWLRRELTLPPTAANQPLTLSLAQVDDQDSTFFNGVAIGGTRGYDQLRRYSVPASLVRAGRNIITVRVTDTGSGGGIWGKPTDMTATVGGLTVPLAGAWQYRPAFDPSTRPRSPFPGGTQNEPTALFNGMIAPLLPYALKGIIWYQGESNAGRDAQYRTLFPALIQDWRTRWQQGPLPFLFVQLAGYMHDGPEPADTDWARLREAQRFTSLTVPRTGMAVALDLGNPDDIHPRNKQDVGRRLALLARQVAYGETDVVASGPTFEKLSTAGNQLLLRFRNVGSGLVLKPGAAGTPGSFAVAGPDGRFVWARAQVQGNTVVLQADGVTNPVAVRYAWGNNRPATLYNQEGLPASPFRSDN, from the coding sequence ATGCGCTTTTTTTCTTGTCTTTGCTTTAGCACGACCCTGCTGCTGGCGGCTTCGCCTGCTGCGTGGGCCACGGTGCGCCTACCCCGCCTGGTGAACTCCCACATGGTGCTTCAGCGCCGCGTGCCGCTGCCGCTCTGGGGCTGGGCCGCGCCTGGCGAGACGGTGCGCGTTACGTTCCGGGGCGCCACGGCCCAGGCCACAGCTGGCTCCGATGGGCGCTGGCAGCTCAAGCTTCCGGCCCAGGCGGCGGGTGGCCCCTTCGAATTGGAAGTGAGAGGCCAGAACGTAATTCGGCTGACGGATGTGCTGGTAGGCGACGTGTGGCTGGCCTCCGGGCAGTCGAACATGGAGTGGCCCCTGCGCGAGACGACCGGCGGGCCGGCGGCCGTAACGGCCGCCAATCACCCTACCATCCGGTTGTTTACCGTGCCGAACCGCGCCGAGTCGCGGCCCCAGCCCGAGCTGGCCGGCGGCGAGTGGCAGGTATGCACGCCGCAGTCGGTGGCCAACTTTTCGGCCGTGGCCTACCACTTTGGGCGCGACTTGCAGCAGCGCTACCAAGTACCCGTTGGATTGATTGCAGCTGAGTGGGGCGGCACTGCCGCCGAAGCCTGGACCAGCGCCGAGGCCCTGCTGAAACTACCGGATTTCCGGGGGCCAGTGGCCGTCTTGCAAGGCCAGACCGGCTCATTTGCTGAGCAGGATGCCGCTTACGCAACTCGCTTGCGGGCCTGGCAGCAAAGCCCGGCCGGCCAGGACCAGGGCCTGCTGCCAGGCCAGCCCACTTGGGCCGACCCTACCCTGACGACGACCACCTGGAAGTCCATGCAACTGCCGGGCATTTGGGAAGGCCAGAGCCCGGAGCTGCGTGACTTTGACGGCATTGTGTGGCTGCGGCGGGAACTTACGCTGCCCCCTACTGCCGCCAATCAGCCCCTTACCCTGAGCTTAGCCCAGGTTGATGATCAGGACAGCACCTTTTTCAACGGAGTAGCCATTGGTGGTACCCGCGGCTACGACCAACTTCGGCGCTACTCGGTACCAGCCAGCCTTGTGCGCGCCGGCCGCAACATCATAACTGTGCGGGTTACGGATACGGGTAGCGGCGGAGGCATTTGGGGCAAGCCCACGGACATGACAGCCACGGTGGGCGGCCTCACCGTGCCGCTGGCTGGGGCCTGGCAGTACCGCCCGGCTTTCGACCCCAGCACCCGGCCCCGCAGCCCGTTCCCGGGCGGAACCCAGAACGAGCCAACGGCCCTGTTTAACGGCATGATTGCCCCCTTGCTACCTTATGCGCTGAAGGGCATAATCTGGTACCAGGGCGAAAGCAACGCTGGCCGCGACGCCCAGTACCGCACCCTGTTTCCGGCTCTGATTCAGGACTGGCGCACGCGCTGGCAACAAGGTCCCCTGCCCTTCCTGTTCGTGCAGCTGGCCGGCTACATGCACGACGGCCCGGAACCCGCCGACACAGACTGGGCCCGCCTGCGGGAAGCGCAGCGCTTTACCAGCCTCACAGTACCCAGAACCGGTATGGCAGTGGCCCTGGACCTGGGCAACCCCGACGACATCCACCCCCGCAACAAGCAAGACGTGGGCCGCCGCCTGGCCCTGCTGGCCCGGCAGGTGGCCTACGGCGAAACCGACGTGGTTGCCTCCGGGCCTACCTTCGAGAAGCTCTCCACGGCGGGCAACCAGCTGCTGCTTCGCTTCCGCAACGTGGGCAGCGGCCTGGTGCTCAAGCCTGGCGCCGCGGGTACGCCCGGCAGCTTTGCCGTAGCCGGACCCGATGGGCGCTTTGTGTGGGCGCGGGCGCAGGTCCAGGGCAACACCGTGGTGCTGCAGGCCGATGGGGTGACTAATCCGGTGGCCGTGCGCTACGCCTGGGGCAACAACCGCCCGGCTACCCTCTACAATCAGGAAGGGTTGCCGGCTTCCCCTTTTCGCTCCGATAACTAA
- a CDS encoding glycoside hydrolase family 30 protein, with protein sequence MKLFPGFRLGLACVLLLGSAGCGGSTDDSTPTPSPAPPVPPQPAGPSQVAQWLTAPDKSALFYKSTSPLNFQATSSQNPTIIVDTTQSYQSIDGFGYTLTGSSAMLLKQMSATARAALLKELFATDGASIGTSYLRVSIGASDLDVGVFTYDDAAQPDPTLAQFSLAPDKVNLVPVLKEILAINPSIKILGSPWTAPRWMKTNNSYIGGALKPEYYAAYAQYFVKYLQAMQAEGIRLDAITLQNEPLHDGNNPSMLMSALEQATFIRDHVGPALRAAGLTTKIITYDHNLDKPEYPLTILRDPGASQYVDGSAFHLYAGDITAMTTVRNAFPSKNVYFTEQWVGGPGDFAGDLKWHVSNLIIGATRNWSRNVLEWNLAADPNYGPYTPGGCSTCLGALTISGDNVTRNTAYYTVAHAAKFVRPGSVRISTNELGNLPNVAFKNPDGKKVLIVLNAGNATQRFAIQYRGNVATTSLDKGAVGTYVW encoded by the coding sequence ATGAAACTATTCCCCGGATTTCGCCTCGGATTGGCCTGTGTTCTGCTGCTTGGCTCGGCCGGCTGCGGCGGCAGCACCGACGACAGCACCCCTACGCCCAGCCCGGCCCCACCCGTGCCGCCCCAGCCGGCCGGCCCGTCTCAGGTTGCGCAGTGGCTAACGGCACCCGATAAATCGGCTCTGTTCTATAAAAGCACGTCGCCGCTGAACTTTCAGGCGACCAGCAGCCAGAACCCGACCATCATCGTGGACACAACCCAATCCTACCAGTCCATTGACGGCTTTGGCTACACGCTTACGGGTAGTAGCGCCATGCTACTCAAGCAGATGAGCGCCACAGCCCGGGCGGCCCTGCTCAAGGAACTGTTTGCCACCGACGGCGCCAGCATCGGCACCAGCTACCTGCGCGTTAGCATCGGGGCCTCCGACCTCGACGTGGGCGTGTTTACCTACGATGATGCCGCCCAACCCGACCCTACACTGGCCCAGTTCAGCCTCGCCCCGGATAAAGTCAATCTAGTTCCGGTGCTCAAGGAAATTCTGGCTATCAACCCCAGTATCAAGATTCTGGGCTCGCCCTGGACGGCTCCGCGGTGGATGAAAACCAACAACAGCTACATCGGGGGGGCGCTGAAACCGGAGTATTACGCGGCCTATGCCCAATATTTTGTGAAGTACCTGCAAGCCATGCAGGCTGAAGGCATCCGGCTGGACGCCATTACGTTGCAAAACGAGCCCCTGCACGACGGCAACAACCCCAGCATGCTCATGTCGGCGCTGGAGCAGGCCACCTTCATCCGCGACCATGTGGGCCCGGCCCTGCGCGCGGCTGGTCTCACCACCAAAATCATTACCTACGACCACAACCTGGACAAGCCGGAGTATCCGCTCACCATTCTGCGCGACCCGGGAGCCAGCCAGTACGTGGATGGCTCAGCCTTCCACCTCTACGCCGGCGACATCACGGCCATGACTACCGTGCGCAATGCCTTTCCGAGCAAGAACGTGTACTTCACGGAGCAGTGGGTAGGCGGCCCCGGCGACTTTGCCGGCGACCTGAAGTGGCACGTGAGCAACCTCATCATTGGGGCTACCCGCAACTGGAGCCGCAACGTGCTAGAGTGGAACCTGGCCGCCGACCCCAACTATGGCCCCTACACTCCCGGAGGCTGCAGCACCTGCCTGGGCGCCCTGACCATCAGCGGAGACAACGTGACCCGCAACACGGCCTACTACACGGTGGCTCACGCCGCGAAGTTTGTTCGCCCCGGCTCGGTGCGCATCAGCACCAACGAGCTTGGCAACCTACCAAACGTGGCTTTTAAGAACCCCGATGGCAAGAAGGTACTCATTGTACTGAACGCAGGCAACGCTACCCAACGCTTTGCTATTCAGTACCGTGGCAACGTTGCAACTACCTCGCTTGACAAGGGCGCAGTGGGCACCTACGTGTGGTAG